One region of Corynebacterium capitovis DSM 44611 genomic DNA includes:
- the hisF gene encoding imidazole glycerol phosphate synthase subunit HisF encodes MSVAVRVIACLDVDEGRVVKGVNFADLRDAGDPVELARVYGREGIDELTFLDVSASRQGRGTMLDVVRRTAEQVFIPLTVGGGVRTADDVRELLRAGADKVSVNTAAIARPELLRELSEAFGAQCIVLSVDARRVPHGGTPQPSGFEVTTHGGTRSAGIDACEWARTAEALGVGEILLNSMDGDGTKEGFDLELIRLVREAVSIPVIASGGAGAAEHFPPAVAAGADAVLAASVFHFREVSVAEVKYALRAAGEVVR; translated from the coding sequence GTGAGTGTCGCAGTGCGCGTCATCGCTTGCCTCGATGTGGACGAAGGGCGCGTTGTCAAGGGGGTCAACTTCGCCGATTTGCGCGACGCGGGCGACCCCGTGGAGCTGGCGCGCGTGTACGGCCGGGAGGGTATCGACGAACTCACTTTCCTCGATGTCAGCGCGTCCCGGCAGGGCCGAGGCACCATGCTCGACGTTGTTCGTCGCACTGCCGAGCAGGTTTTCATCCCCCTCACCGTCGGCGGCGGCGTGCGCACCGCTGACGATGTGCGCGAACTGCTCCGCGCCGGAGCGGACAAGGTCAGCGTTAACACCGCGGCGATCGCCCGTCCCGAATTGCTGCGGGAGCTTTCGGAGGCGTTTGGTGCGCAGTGCATCGTGTTGTCCGTCGATGCCCGACGAGTGCCGCACGGAGGGACGCCGCAACCATCCGGTTTCGAAGTCACAACCCACGGTGGCACCCGGTCGGCGGGTATCGATGCCTGTGAGTGGGCCCGTACCGCCGAGGCGCTCGGTGTCGGTGAGATCCTGCTTAACTCCATGGATGGAGACGGCACCAAAGAGGGCTTTGACCTCGAGCTGATCCGGCTCGTCCGCGAAGCAGTCTCCATCCCGGTCATCGCCTCGGGTGGGGCAGGTGCCGCGGAGCACTTCCCGCCGGCCGTGGCCGCGGGGGCGGACGCCGTTCTGGCAGCATCGGTTTTCCACTTCCGCGAGGTGTCGGTCGCTGAGGTCAAATATGCGCTGCGCGCCGCGGGGGAGGTCGTGCGGTGA
- the hisI gene encoding phosphoribosyl-AMP cyclohydrolase: MTKPRIEHQTDPAEFDLDPAIASRLKRNDAGLVPAVVQDAHSGAVLMMAWMDDHALAHTLSTRQGTYFSRSRGEYWVKGLTSGHTQRVVGVRLDCDGDTLLVTVEQTGAACHTGDLTCFDANVLLGEDGR, translated from the coding sequence GTGACGAAACCACGGATTGAACATCAGACCGACCCCGCGGAGTTCGACCTCGACCCGGCGATCGCGTCCCGCTTAAAGCGCAATGACGCGGGCCTCGTTCCCGCGGTTGTGCAGGATGCGCACAGCGGTGCGGTGCTCATGATGGCCTGGATGGATGACCACGCCCTCGCCCACACGCTCTCTACCAGGCAGGGTACGTACTTCTCCCGGTCGCGGGGCGAGTACTGGGTTAAGGGCTTGACAAGCGGGCACACGCAGCGGGTGGTCGGCGTTCGGCTTGATTGCGATGGCGACACGTTGCTGGTCACGGTGGAACAAACTGGCGCTGCCTGCCATACTGGGGACCTCACCTGCTTCGATGCGAACGTGTTGCTGGGAGAGGATGGCCGATGA
- a CDS encoding TIGR02234 family membrane protein, with protein sequence MSSRRFSRIGAALLGAGGVVVAAFTRTPWITASYFDDRAGGGVSTLRGSDWSAESAAVSILLIVAAIATLVLRRVGRRVVGAIAAIAALGAAISPVRLLVDGADKQRVLAILSAGYEDTQANSDAIAGWSQITDAVVHPAWVALSIVGFLLAAGGGALVASRPGEDSATLNKYETDAVRRSRLNSDLESTPDSGRVMWDALDVDIDPTDTSPPRG encoded by the coding sequence ATGAGCAGCCGGCGTTTCTCCCGTATCGGCGCCGCGCTGCTGGGCGCTGGCGGCGTTGTGGTTGCAGCCTTCACTCGTACCCCGTGGATCACGGCCTCCTACTTCGATGACCGTGCAGGCGGTGGCGTGTCCACCTTGCGTGGTTCCGACTGGTCGGCAGAGTCTGCAGCGGTGTCTATTTTGCTCATCGTCGCGGCGATTGCCACCCTTGTGCTGCGGCGCGTTGGTCGACGCGTTGTAGGCGCGATCGCGGCGATCGCGGCGCTGGGGGCCGCGATATCGCCAGTGCGCCTGCTCGTAGATGGTGCGGACAAGCAACGGGTGCTGGCCATCTTGTCCGCTGGGTACGAGGACACGCAGGCGAATTCGGATGCCATCGCCGGGTGGTCGCAGATTACCGATGCCGTCGTGCACCCCGCCTGGGTCGCGCTTTCTATCGTTGGTTTTCTGCTGGCGGCGGGAGGCGGCGCGCTCGTGGCAAGCCGTCCTGGGGAAGATTCCGCCACGTTGAACAAGTATGAGACGGATGCGGTGCGGCGAAGCAGGCTCAATAGCGACTTGGAGTCGACCCCCGACTCAGGGCGAGTCATGTGGGACGCACTCGACGTCGATATCGACCCCACCGATACCTCTCCGCCGCGGGGTTGA
- a CDS encoding indole-3-glycerol phosphate synthase TrpC, translated as MAQATDATGGVLAGVLREVGRREADVPFQEIKARSRAMGPTRDVRAALLRGGCGVIVEIKRTSPVHGPTAPFSASGLTVEEVADAIERGGAHLIACQTEKLRFDGSLADMARARAAVSLPMVCRDVIVDPYQIHEARCYGADLIPLQVGIMDQPRLEALLDRAESLGMVVMAEVRTPEEADRALRAGATVVGVNSWSFASNDLNRDAFAEIAPGLPSDVVRISLGGVRNARDLIDAAAAGADAVLAAEAVMSRDDIETATRRLAAAGQHPACPSRR; from the coding sequence ATGGCGCAGGCAACCGATGCAACGGGCGGCGTCCTCGCCGGTGTGCTCCGTGAGGTGGGGCGTCGAGAAGCGGACGTGCCCTTTCAGGAGATTAAGGCCCGCTCGCGGGCGATGGGGCCGACGCGCGACGTGCGCGCCGCGTTGCTGCGCGGGGGGTGCGGTGTCATCGTGGAGATCAAGCGGACCTCCCCGGTTCACGGCCCGACTGCGCCCTTTTCGGCATCCGGGTTAACAGTGGAGGAGGTCGCCGACGCTATAGAGCGCGGAGGAGCGCACCTCATCGCGTGCCAGACCGAGAAGCTGAGGTTCGACGGTTCCCTCGCTGACATGGCGCGCGCCCGCGCTGCGGTGTCCCTACCGATGGTGTGCCGCGACGTCATCGTCGACCCGTACCAGATCCATGAGGCCCGCTGTTATGGTGCGGATTTGATCCCCCTGCAGGTCGGGATCATGGACCAGCCCCGCCTCGAGGCGCTCCTCGATCGCGCGGAAAGCCTGGGGATGGTCGTCATGGCCGAGGTGCGCACGCCCGAGGAAGCAGACCGGGCTCTGCGGGCGGGGGCCACGGTGGTTGGCGTCAACTCGTGGAGCTTTGCCTCCAACGATCTGAACAGGGACGCCTTCGCCGAGATCGCGCCGGGCTTGCCCTCAGACGTCGTAAGGATCAGTCTCGGCGGCGTGCGCAACGCGAGAGATCTTATCGACGCCGCCGCAGCCGGAGCTGACGCGGTCCTCGCCGCGGAGGCCGTCATGAGTAGGGACGACATCGAAACTGCCACGCGCCGACTCGCCGCCGCGGGCCAGCACCCCGCCTGCCCCTCGCGGAGGTAG